TAAGGAAGCATAAAGAGAAACCGCCTCCTGCAGAATTTTTTCTTTTTCAGGATCAAGATTTGATAAAAGCGTTCCTTGTGCGTCTAAAGCATCTGCAAGACCTAATTTATCGTTTTGCTTTTTGCAATCGTTTATTACCTGAACAAAACAATTTTTACTTTCTATAGGATTATTGGCTTGAGTATAATATTTGCCCAAAAGTATCAAACTTTGATTCTGCCATTTTCTTGCTTTAAGCTGATTACTTACAGAAACAGCTTTCTCAATATATAAGAATGCATTTTTAAGATCTTCAGGTTTTGTTCCGGGTTTGAAAAGGTAGAAATTACCCAATTGAAGCGATAATTTAATTGCGTCTTCGCCTTTTGATTTCGCAAGAAGACGTTTTACGGAATTAACATCACTTTTTTCGATTAAATCCTTTCCTATTAAATAAGAACCATCATTAAATCCTTCATCATATGCTAAAGAAACAGGTAATTTGTAAGCTTTGCAGGCCAGAACTACAGAACTATCTACATCAATTGCACCTTGATTTGAATTGTACAAATACATGGAAGAAGACTGAATCAAAAGCCTTTTTTTCTTTAAATCATATTTAGTTACAGAAGGAGAGGTTTGAGCCCAGGATTGAAATATAAAGAAGAATAAAAAACAGAAAGTATACGTTTGTTTCATATGCTGATTACGATTTAATTCTATGTTGTTTTATATCAAACAAATATAAAATAAACAGGGTTTGTTTTTTAGAATAATATCAGGAAAATTCACATAAAAGCAGTTTTTTATGTTTTATATTTTGATAAATTAGAGTTTTACTTCGAATAATTAACTAATTTTATACCAATATAATACGTTGATATAATACTAAAAGTACCACAATTATGAAAACGAATTCCGGTGGAATAAATAATACATCTGAAAAGGCATTTAAAAAACGAATTTTAATTGTTGAAGATCAATTTATTGAAGCGCATGATTTGCAATTAATACTCGAAAAAGCAAATTATGAAGTTACCGGAATTGCACGTTCTGTTGATCAGGCTTTGGAACAAATTCAAAATGAAAAGCCAGATTTAGTTTTTGTGGATATTATGTTAAAAGGAGCTCGAAACGGAATAGATCTTGCTCAAATTCTAAAAGAAAACCGCATTGGATTTATATACATTTCGGCAAATTCCAGTAAGAGTATTTTAGATCAGGCAAAAACGACACAACCTTACGGATTTATCGTAAAACCTTTTAGAGAACAAGATGTTTTAACCACGCTTGAGATTGCTTTTTATCGTCAGGAATATAGTTTAGAATCACAATTAGTGCAGCAATTAGAGCTTCAAAATGGAATTAATGAAATTGTAAATTCTGATTTAAAAAAGGAAGAAGCGCTTTTGGCATTTGCAAAAACGATACAATCTTTTATTTCGTTTGATTATTTAGAAGTTGGTTTTCTTAATACAACCAATTATGATAATTTGGGTATTATGCGAAAAAGCATAGACGATTACCAAATTATTAGTTCAGAAAAACTATCTAAAATTGCAGATGTTTCGGTAAAAGAATTAAACGAAACTTACAAAAAATCAAAACCAGATGCCAAACCTATAATATATAGTGAGGAAGCTTTGATTAATAATTTTCAGGGAGCACCAATAAAAAGTTTAATAGCTCATAATTTCGGAATCAAATCTTATTTGGTTTTTCCAATTACAATTGCATCAGTTCAAAGGTTTTATTTTACTTTTTACAGTAGAAACTTCAGCGTATATTCAGATGAAAATTTAAAATTACTATCAAATTTAGAAAGTAATTTGCTTCAGTTTGTCAATAAAGCTTATTCTGGAGGAGCTTTGAATGTGGATGAAAAAGTCAAAAAAGAAACCGTAAATAAGAATTTAAATACAGATAAAAGAGCAGTTGGTTTCGAAGGAATTATAGGAAACAGCAAC
This genomic window from Flavobacterium sp. 9 contains:
- a CDS encoding sigma 54-interacting response regulator, with the translated sequence MKTNSGGINNTSEKAFKKRILIVEDQFIEAHDLQLILEKANYEVTGIARSVDQALEQIQNEKPDLVFVDIMLKGARNGIDLAQILKENRIGFIYISANSSKSILDQAKTTQPYGFIVKPFREQDVLTTLEIAFYRQEYSLESQLVQQLELQNGINEIVNSDLKKEEALLAFAKTIQSFISFDYLEVGFLNTTNYDNLGIMRKSIDDYQIISSEKLSKIADVSVKELNETYKKSKPDAKPIIYSEEALINNFQGAPIKSLIAHNFGIKSYLVFPITIASVQRFYFTFYSRNFSVYSDENLKLLSNLESNLLQFVNKAYSGGALNVDEKVKKETVNKNLNTDKRAVGFEGIIGNSNHMITVFDYIRKVAPSDTSVLVLGESGTGKEKIAQSIHALSPRKDKPLVIINCGAIPENLAESLLFGHERGAFTGALDKRIGKFELADGGTIFLDEIGEMPLELQVKLLRVLQEREIERIGGKAPLKIDVRIIAATNKNLEEEVAAGRFRMDLYYRLHVFPIMVPPLKKRKEDIPELARYFTQVYSEKMGRKTPSLSEDALQQIMNYNWPGNIRELEHVIQRAILLTDGNTIKEIEFSPSSKMHPDQANESFSIKTILENERDYILYILKKCNGKISGTGGAAEILDIHPSTLNSKIKKLEIKRELN